In the Balaenoptera ricei isolate mBalRic1 chromosome 1, mBalRic1.hap2, whole genome shotgun sequence genome, CAGTGAGAGAGCAATGCGAGCAGCTGGAGAAATGTGTAAAGGCTCGGGAGCAGCTAGAGCTCTGTGATGAGCGTGTATCCTCCAGGTCACAGACAGAGGATTGCACAGAGGAGCTCTTTGACTTCTTGCATGCAAGGGACCACTGCGTAAGTCAGCCTAAGGTCAGGAAGGGGAAAGCTTACAGTGGCCAGGGAAGACTTGGTGCTGACCACCTTTTCATCCTAGAGGCAGGACAGTgctgaaactgaggctcagagaagagaagTGATGTTCTAATTTACACTGCTAAACAGTGGGGAAActggattttgtatttttaagtacGAAAGGctactctttaaaataatttatatcctCCGGTGTGTCTTGTACATAATAGTTGGTAcaaaagttgtttgtttgtttgtttttttaagtaaacttgTGTTTGACTCCCTTACATATAACAGTAaggtattttaataaattacagGGTAGGCAAAGTTCAATATGATTGTTTATGTTAAAACTGATTGGGTggctaataagcatatgaaaagatgcttaacaccaTTAGctcttagggaaatgcaaataaaaactacaatgagataccacttcataccacaagaatggctataatcaaaaagatagggagaaatgggtgaagggggtcaataaatcaataaacaacTCCCCACTAGTTTATAGTTTAATAGtttaaataactattaaaatagTTAATGATCTCCACTCAGACAACTTTCATAATTTATGCTTCAGCAATCCCAATTtaggtattttgttttaattctatAATATACAATGCAAACACACAAATGTACATGTACACATACTCATACACAGGCTCATATTAAACACATTGTGATagttaaggaaaaaattttttttgtttggttttttttctggctgcaccacg is a window encoding:
- the LOC132365204 gene encoding cytochrome b-c1 complex subunit 6, mitochondrial isoform X2 codes for the protein MVLEEEQRMLAGSGDPNEEEEEEEELVDPLTTVREQCEQLEKCVKAREQLELCDERVSSRSQTEDCTEELFDFLHARDHCVAHKLFNSLK
- the LOC132365204 gene encoding cytochrome b-c1 complex subunit 6, mitochondrial isoform X3 — translated: MGDPILPFLAAVWLCQLAFCTDPLTTVREQCEQLEKCVKAREQLELCDERVSSRSQTEDCTEELFDFLHARDHCVAHKLFNSLK
- the LOC132365204 gene encoding cytochrome b-c1 complex subunit 6, mitochondrial isoform X1: MVLEEEQRMLAGSGDPNEEEEEEEELVDPLTTVREQCEQLEKCVKAREQLELCDERVSSRSQTEDCTEELFDFLHARDHCVSQPKVAHKLFNSLK